One Cupriavidus necator N-1 DNA window includes the following coding sequences:
- a CDS encoding SDR family NAD(P)-dependent oxidoreductase: MFEDLNGKRVLVTGAFGGLGSHFAKVLAAAGAHVALAGRRLDAGNRLAAEIRAAGGMACVVEMDVTSADSVSAAFDRAVADLGAPLDCVVNNAGVALTRPAVEYTDSDWQGVIDVNLNGAWRVARVAGERMIVRKHGSIVNVASILGLRVAQQVPAYAAAKAGLIQLTKALALEWARHGVRVNALAPGYIATALNRDFFASEAGQALIRRVPQRRLGQPAHLDAPLLLLASDASEFMTGSVLAVDGGHLVSSL, from the coding sequence ATGTTCGAAGATCTCAACGGGAAACGGGTGCTTGTCACCGGCGCATTCGGCGGACTGGGCTCGCACTTCGCGAAGGTGCTGGCCGCTGCCGGCGCCCATGTGGCATTGGCCGGTCGCCGGCTGGATGCCGGCAACCGGCTGGCGGCGGAAATCCGGGCGGCCGGCGGCATGGCGTGCGTGGTGGAAATGGATGTCACCAGCGCGGACAGCGTTTCCGCCGCCTTCGACCGGGCAGTTGCAGATCTTGGCGCGCCGCTCGACTGCGTCGTCAACAACGCGGGCGTGGCGCTCACGCGCCCGGCGGTGGAATACACCGATTCCGACTGGCAGGGGGTTATTGACGTGAACCTGAACGGCGCCTGGCGGGTGGCGCGTGTCGCGGGCGAGCGCATGATTGTCCGCAAGCACGGCAGCATCGTCAACGTGGCTTCCATCTTGGGCCTGCGGGTAGCGCAGCAGGTGCCGGCCTACGCCGCCGCCAAGGCCGGGCTGATCCAGCTGACCAAGGCACTGGCGCTCGAATGGGCGCGCCACGGCGTTCGCGTCAACGCGCTTGCGCCGGGCTACATCGCAACCGCGCTCAATCGCGACTTCTTCGCCAGCGAAGCGGGCCAGGCGCTGATCCGGCGTGTGCCGCAGCGACGCCTCGGCCAGCCGGCGCATCTGGACGCTCCGCTTCTGCTGCTGGCGTCAGATGCGTCCGAATTCATGACGGGATCGGTGCTGGCCGTGGATGGCGGCCACCTCGTTTCGTCCCTCTAG